In the bacterium SCSIO 12741 genome, TTATTTCCCAGATCGTATGGGTAAAAGCGACGAGGTTTGGGAAGTTGTGGCACAAGATCCAAACCAAATACTGATCATTAACAACCTTTATGGTACTGCTGGCCTGCTCAGACCAGATACCATTACCTATCGTCTATTAAAAGGAAGTTAAGGGGTGAAGCTTCAACAAGTAGATCGAAACATCAGAATCGCATCTTGCTTCGAATCAAAATAGTCGATGTCCATTACAACATAGTTAAGGCTCAGAACTTTGTTTTTTTCTTCCTGCTGAAATCCGATAGGTTTAGTCTCAGATCTATAACTAATTCATTTTTCAACTCTTAAATTTTACTTCTATGAGTGATATTAAATACCGTACGAATTCGGATATGAGATTTACCTATGCCTCAACCGTGGTTGAATTCGATATTAATAGTCTTATTGATAATTCCAATTACGAGATTGATAGCCAGGGAAAGACCTTTGATTCGGCTGTGGACAAATTGGTCATTGATGATATTGACAAGACAGTAGATCAAATTGGATTTACGGTCAGGTCAACCTCTGATACGTCATCTCAGGGTGTGGTTAAATGGTTTAAGGAGGAAACCGGGTATAAAAAGGCCATCTCTCAAGGTGGCGGGGAATGGCCCAAGGAAATGCGATTTGCCCTCAAACCAACCGTATACATAGTGGCCATGGACAAGGATACGAAGTATCGGTTTGAATGGGAAGGCCTTACCTTGGGTATGGTCCAAATAGATAAAAAAAGAAAATGGTGGCTGGCCAGTAAATATGCTTTAACCCTTGCTGATTTGAGAATCCGAGATATCGTAATTCTGGAAGATATGTACCAGGAAATTGTACTTAAAGGGACGGGTGATATTATTGATAAACGGGCTCATTTATTTATCACACTCGAAGGGAAGAAGACCTTTCAGGTTAAGTGTGTGATCAATGATATACCGCTTTCTCAGGATTGGTATAGCAAAATTTAAGGTTGCCTTTTTCATTTCCAACTGTTCCCTATCCATTTGAATAGGGAACGGTCGGAAAATTATGTTTTTTACTTAGCTGGAAGCACCAAAGTGCTCACCTCGCCGAAGCCAATGCGATTTCCTTCTCCATTGTCACACCAACCTCTCATGATCACGGTGTCCTTATCTTGGATGAACTTTCGCTCAGTACCATCGTGCATGGTAACTGGCTTAGTTCCTTTCCAGGTGATTTCCAACATCGATCCATAAGACTCAGGAGTAGGGCCAGAAATGGTTCCTGAACCCATCAAGTCTCCACACTTAACGTCGCATCCGTTAACGGTATGGTGGGCCAATTGCTGATTCATGTTCCAGTACATGTACTTGTAGTTCGATAGACCCACTCTTTTTTCTTCGCCGTTCTCAGGTTGAAGAAGTACTTCCAGGTTGATATCCACGCTTTTCTGTCCTTCATACTCCAGGTAGGGAAGAGGCTTAGGATCTTGCTCAGGGGTATCACAACGGAAAGGCTCCAAAGCATCCAGCGTAACAATCCATGGAGAAATAGAAGACGCAAAGTTTTTAGCCAGGAATGGTCCGAGTGGAACGTATTCCCACTTCTGAATATCACGAGCACTCCAGTCATTCAAAAGGCACATTCCAAAGATGTAGTCTTCCGCCTCTGTTGTTGAAATTGAGTCTCCAAGTGGCTTACCCTCATAAGTGAAGAAGGCCATTTCCAATTCGAAATCCAAAAGCTTACAAGGTCCGAAAACGGGAGGATCAGTGTCGTTTGGTTTTTGCTGTCCTTTAGGGCGGTGAATAGCTTGCCCGGAAGGAATAATGGAGGACGCTCTTCCGTGGTATCCTACAGGAATGTGAAGCCAGTTTGGCATCAAGGCATTCTTGGGATCGCGGAACATGGTTCCTACGTTGGTAGCATGCTCTCTTGAAGAGTAGAAGTCTGTGTAGTCACCTACGCGAATTGGAAGGTGCATTTCGGCATCAGCCATGGCTACCAAAACCTTATCTACTGCTCCGGCATCTTGAATTTCGGTATTACCTTCCGTAAACAATTCAGAAAGGCGCTCACGTACTTGACGAGTTCCTCCCTTTCCGTGCTGCATGAAGGCATTCAAAAAGTCATTTTGGTAAGCATCCGGAGCCACTCCAGTGTTATCCAAAAGTCCGGTTTGAGCCAATTCCCACAAATCGATGATTTGGTTACCCAGGGCTACGCCAACACGCTTACTTCTGGTGTCGGTGCTGAAAATTCCGAAGGGTAAATTCTGAATAGGGAAATCGGAGCCGGGAGCTACTTCAACCCAGCTTTTTTTATGGGGATCGTTGGAAACGAGCATAGTATTATTTTAATATATGATGAACAGGATTTACCCTTAAAAACGAGGGGCTAAATCCATAAAATTTAGTCGGCAAAATTAAATCGAAATGAAGTTTAAACTTCAGAAGTAACCGCAATTTTCTGGTACAAAGGGAAACCTTCCATCCAGTCGTTGATATCGTTCCGAATCTCGGTGTGAATGGCGTCGCTTTCCGGGTTCATGATCACTCGGTCCATGTAGTCTACGATGCGCTCCATATCGACTTCTACCAATCCACGAGTGGTGAGGGCAGGAGTTCCAACTCGAATTCCAGAAGTAACAAACGGTGAACGATCATCAAATGGAACCATGTTTTTGTTTACCGTGATGTCTGCTTTGATCAGCGCTTCTTCAGCACCTTTACCTGAAATGTCTTTGTTTCTTAAGTCAATCAACATACAGTGGTTGTCCGTTCCGCCTGAAATGATGTGATAACCTCTATCCGTAAAGGATTTGGCCATGGCTTTGGCGTTTTTAGAAACCTGAATAACGTAGTCCATGTAGTCATCGGTCAGGGCTTCTCCGAACGCAACTGCTTTGGCCGCGATAACGTGCTCCAACGGACCACCTTGCGTTCCAGGGAATACACCAGAGTCGAGTAAGGAGCTGAACTTACGGACGATTCCTTTTGGGGTTTTGATGCCCCATGGATTTTCAAAGTCTTTTCCAACCATGATCACGCCACCACGTGGACCACGAAGGGTTTTGTGGGTTGTGGTAGTCACCACATGACAGTGCTGAAGTGGATCGTTGAGAATTCCACGAGCAATGAGTCCAGCAGGGTGAGAAATATCGGCTAATAGAATAGCTCCAACTTCATCCGCAATTTCACGGAATCGTTTGAAATCCCAATCGCGCGAATAAGCGGAAGCACCAGCAATAATCATTTTGGGCTTAACCTCTCTGGCTTTTTCGGCCACCGAGTCCATGTCGATCATTCCGGTTTCACGATTTACACCATAGAAATGAGGTTTGTACAACTTACCCGAAAAGTTCACGGGAGAACCATGGGTGAGGTGACCTCCGTGTGACAGATCAAATCCGAGAATAGCATCGCCTGCTTTTAGGCATGCCAACATCACAGCGGCATTGGCTTGAGCACCCGAGTGAGGCTGAACATTGCACCATTCGGCATTGAACAAACTCTTTAAGCGGTTCCGAGCTTCATCTTCAATCTGATCCACTACCTCACAGCCACCGTAGTAACGTTTGCCTGGTAGACCCTCAGCATATTTATTGGTACATACTGAACCCATAGCCTTCATTACCTGTTTGGAAACGAAGTTTTCTGAAGCGATCAATTCAAGGCCTCTTTTTTGCCTTTCTTTTTCTTCTTTGATCAGGGAAAATATCACGGAATCTTTCATGTTCGATGCTTTGCGTTGAGCCTCCAAATATATTGGATTCTTTCGGGTTAAAGAGCAGCTAAGGTTACAGATACCTGGCGAATTCAACCTGGCTTAACGCATCCTTAATTTCAGCGGCATTGGTCACCGCATCCGTCCAGTCTTTTTTTCCCACTTTTTGAAGCGAGGGAAGAGGTGTTTCAGAAAAGTCAATTCCTAAGAAATCGCCCATTCTTTGAGCCGTTTTTTGAGAGTCTCCAGTGAGTTCTTCATAACTCAATATCAAATGAGGTTGCCGGTGAATTAGCTGTAGATTTCGCTGGTGATTTTGCTGATGAGCGTGCAAGTCTTTGATCAGCTGGTTGGTATCCACGGTCACCTTGGGAGCTTGAAACTTCTCGGTACTATGAGCCTGTCCTGATTGCTCCAACTGGTACCAGGAAATCAATTGCTTGAGTGGGTTTTCCCGATGAAGGTAAATGATGCTTAAATCGTCCTGCTGAAGCCAATCCCGAAGAACGGGGTAAAATTCCATTTGGACCCGCATCAGTTTAAAGCCAACCCACTTTTCCGTGACGAAGCGAGGATTGGGGTAATAATGAGTTTTGTCCTCTCCCTCTTTATAAGGGTAAGAAAACGTGGGATCATTGAACATTTTATCTAGGTAGCCACGGATTAGATTCTTCTGTAGGCCAGGATTCATGTCCACCGTAAAACGATTTAGGAATACCCGATACAGAACTTTTCTAAGGGCATGATTCCGGCAATAAAATTCAAACTTATCCTGACCCGGTTGGGCCCGAAGAAATACCTCGGCATGCGATCGAATTTCAGGGTGATTGTTCAACCACAACGACAAGAAAGAAGAACCCGTTCGGGGCTCTGAGTACAAAACAAACTTCTTTTTTGAAGTGGGTATTTGCATGCTTGTATGCCTATTTTTGAAAAAAATTACCCGGTTGACTCTCCCCAATCTTTTTATCGTTGGTGCTCCCAAATGCGGAACAACCTCCTTGTGTAATTACCTTCGACAACATCCTCAGGTTTTTATCACGGAGCCCAAGGAACCCAATTTTTTTAATACCGATCTGCTCCGGAAAAACCGTATGTCTGAGCAAGAGTATTTTCAACTGTTTGAAAAGTCAGCGTCCTTTCCAGTTCGTGGAGAAGGAACTCCGCTTTACTTGATGTCAAAGGAAGCACCGGCCAATTTAGCTCGATTCAACCCGGATGCTAAAGTAGTTATTTCCACCCGTCAGCCATGGGCCTTGATTGTTTCCGCATTTTACCAGAATAGGAGCAATACCGTAGAGACCAGTGCTTCCTTGGTAGAGGCCTTGAATTTGGAATCAGAGCGGGCTTCTTGGGACTACCTTCCTCATGACCCGGAGCCGGTAGGCCGTCTTTTGTATAGAAGAATGGCATCGTTGGCCGAGCAGATTCAGGAATACCAAAGGCATTTTCCACCCGAGCAAATTCACATCATCCAATTCGATCGATTTTTTGATGACGTTCCGGCCGGTTTAAAGGAACTCTTGGAATTTTTGGAAGTGGACGACCTTAGTCAGGAAATTCTACCAGAGGTTCATAACCCAGCCAGTGACAATCGGTTTGCTGGTTTAGCCGGATTGTATCGGCATCCTCCAGCTTGGTTGTCGGCATCGGCGCGTCGATTGATGAGTGATAAAACGCGTTCCAAAATTTATACTACTTTGCGTGGATGGAATGAAAAACCTGTGGACAAATCGGAGCAAGATGAAGCTCAGGAAATGCTGCGGGAATTCAATAACAAACAAGTGAGTCAATTGGAGGAATTATTGTCCTGGAATCTGACTCATTGGAAACTACCATGATCGGATTATTGCTTCGATTTTTGTCGCATCAGGCGGACCTGTTTCGGTCGGGTTGCATGAAAACCTACTACCGACTCAAGTATCCCGGACTCTCCATTGATGGCTCGAGTTATCTGGCCCCAGGAGTGGAACTGGTTTGCGTGAAGGGATCGCTGATGGTTATTCGTCAAAGTACCTTGGGAAAAGGCAGTCAAATTCGAACCAAAAGAGAAGGCAGGCTTGAACTTACGGATTGTGAAGTTGGAGCGTACTGTACCATCGAAGCCATGCAATCCATCACCATTGAAAAAGATACCTTGATTGCCGAACGGGTAACTATTCGGGATCAAAACCACCGTTTTGAAGAGGTTGGAAAAAACATTGCCGAACAAGGATTTGATGTGGCGCCGGTCCTCATAAAACCCAACGTGTGGATAGGAGCTGAAGTGGTTGTTTTGAAAGGAGTAGAAATTGCTTCTGGAACCGTCGTCGGAGCGGGCTCCGTGGTCAATCGATCCTTGCTTGAAAAAGCGGTGTACGCTGGCAATCCTGCTCAAAAGGTTAAGGAGCTTTCATGAAACGAGTGCTCCATGTTATCGATACCTTGGAACGGGGAGGGGCAGAAACTCTTTTAGCCACCTTCCTAAGCCATCAGGATCCCAAGTTCAATCAGATTTTGATTTTGAGTGGTGAAAATGATTTTGAGGAAGAACTCTCTCATTTTGTTATTCATAATCTCCGTTGCGAAAACCGCACCGATCTGCTAAAAGCCCCTCGGAAAATTGGTCATGCAGCTCGAGCCATGGAGGCTGATATCATTCATGCCCATTTGTTTTTATCCGGGTTATTGTGCTCACAAGTTCGATTAGGTTCTATGAAACTCGTTTGCCATCTGCACAATCGGATTTCAAAAAGTGTTTTTCAGGAGAAACCCATGTATCGGCATCTGGAGAAACTGCTGTATAGACGCCGTCATTCCCAGGTTTTTGTTTCGCAGAGCATTCGCGAAGATTATCAAGCCTTGGTTGGGAAGCCACGTCGAGCAGAGATCATTACCAATTGTGTTTCCGAGGAATATTTTCAGACCGATCGCACGGTTAAACCCATGGGGAAAAACTGGGTGACGGTTGGAAGTTTGAAAGCCCAGAAGAATACATTGGAATTGGTACGTCGGTTTAAGGACCTTGCTCCAGAGGGTTATCAGTTGACCGTAGTTGGGGGAGGACCTCAAGAATCTGAATTGAAAACGCTGATTCGGGAGGAGAAAATTGAAAACGTTGAACTTTTGGGAAGGCAACCCGTCACTCCAAGCTTTTGGAAACCCTACGATGTGTTTGTGTCTTTGTCACAATACGAAGGATTTGGAATTGCAGCTGCCGAGGCATTTTGTTCGGGATTAAACCTGTATTTAGCAGATATTCCCACCTACCGAGAAATTTTTGGGGAGGTGGCCACTTTTCTTTCTTTGGACAATCCATCAAGTTTGTCCGAAGGAATAAAACACCCCGTTCAAATGCCCGAACCGGAGAAAGCACAAGCTTTATACGAACGATTGAGTCCGGGGTATTTTCGAAGTCAAATTAAAACCCTTTATGAAACCCTTGATTAACGTCCTCTACATCACCTACGACGGGTTGTTGGACCCATTGGGGCAATCACAGGTTTTGCCCTATCTGAAAGGGTTGTATCGGGAAGGCTACAGGTTTCACATCATCTCCTTTGAAAAAAAGACTCCGACACCTGAAGATTTTCAAAGGCTTTTTGGAGATGCTAAGGATTGGAACTGGCATTGGATGGAGTACCACAAATCCATTCCCATTTGGTCGCAATACAGCATGTTGAACAAAATGCTTCGTAAGGCCAAGACTGTGGCTTCAGATAATGCCTTGGAAATCGTTCATTGTAGAAGTTATTTTCCAGCTTGGGTTGGGCATAAACTTCAGCGCGAATTGGGTTTGAAATTTGTTTTTGATATGCGTGGCTTTTGGGCCGATGAGCGCATTGAAGGTGGAATTTGGAACGCGAATAATCCGCTCTATTCTTGGGCCTACCGCTACTTTAAGAAAAAAGAGAGTCAATGGTTTGAGCAGTGTGATGCATTAATCTCATTGACCGAAACCGGCAAGAGTATTATTGCTAATCAATGGAATGTACCGGCCACAAAAATTACCGTCATACCCTGTTGTGCTGACTTGAATCTTTTTTCAGCGGAAAGAGGAGACTCGAAAGAATACGATTTGGGGTACGTAGGTAGTATCGGGACCTGGTACATGCTCGAGGAAATGGTGCAATTCTTTAGCCGCTATCGAAGCCAGAATCCGAACGCCAAAATGCTTTTTTTGACGCCCGAGAATCCCGAAGTTATTGAAGAACAATTGTCGCGAAATTCCATTCCATTGTCATCCGTCGATATTCGTAAGGTGCCACATCGTGAGGTACCTCATTGGCTGAATAAATGCCGATATGGAATCTATTTTATTCGCCCCACCTTTTCCAAAAAAGCGTCCTTCCCAACCAAATTAGCCGAATACCTCGGACTTCGTATTCCGGTGGTGACCAATACGGGCATAGGAGATATGGACCAATGGGTGCAGGATTATAAAATTGGTATTCTGGTTGATGACTTTAGTAAATCTGCTATGGATCAGGTCGTTGGCGGCTTGAAAGATTACCAATATCCCGAGGCCGGATGGGAGCAGGCTTGCCAAAAACTTGACTTGGAAACAGGAATATCCCAATATGCGGAAGTATACCGAAAGCTACTGGTATAAGTGGACCGGTTCGCTTAATATTGTACCTCTTGAATTCGAATTAATTTATGGATCTGAAAGACAAATCGATATTGATTACCGGTGGTACCGGTTCCCTGGGTAAGTGTTTGGTTGATATGTTGCTGGAAAGGTATCCAGACTTAGGGCGTTTGATCATTTTTTCGAGAGATGAGCTGAAGCAATTTGAAATGGCGCAGCGTTACCCGATGGATAAGTATCCGCAAATGCGCTACTTCTTAGGAGATATTCGCGATCGTGATCGATTGATTCGAGCCTTTCAGGGAGTAGATTATGTGATTCATGCGGCCGCATTGAAACAAGTTCCAGCAGCGGAATACAATCCGATGGAGTTTGTAAAAACCAATGTACTGGGAGCAGAAAATATTATTGAGGCAGCCTTGAGCACCAATGTGAAGCGCATTGTAGCCTTGTCTACCGATAAAGCGGCAGCCCCGATCAATTTGTACGGAGCTACCAAGCTGGCTTCTGACAAGTTGTTTGTGGCGGCCAATAACATTCGAGGTTGGAGAGATTTACGTTTTTCTGTGGTTCGCTACGGAAATGTAATGGGTTCCAGAGGTTCGGTGATTCCATTCTTTTTGAAGAAAAGAGCGGAAGGTGTTTTGCCGATTACAGATCCTGAAATGACCCGATTCAATATCACTTTGCAAGAGGGTGCCGAATTGGTTCTATATGCGCTCGAAGAAGCCTGGGGTGGAGAAATATTTGTTCCCAAAATTCCATCCTTCCGCATTACCGATTTGGCCCAAGCCATCGGACCTGAGTGCGAACATCCGGTAGTCGGAATTCGCCCGGGTGAAAAAATTCATGAAGAAATGATCACGCCTTCTGATTCCTACACCACGGTGGACTTAGGTAAGTATTATGCGATTTTACCTACGTTGACCAATTGGGATATCAAGGAATATCAGGAAGCTACTCAATACAAGGAAGTCGAAAAAGGATTTACCTACAACTCCGGAACCAATGATGAATGGTTGACCGTGGAGCAATTGCGTGAAATGATTGACACCTACGTGGCTCCTGGAGAACTGACCAAGAGTAACGCTTAGCCTACCCTCAAAGCACTTTCCATCTGGTGATAGAGGAAGACGGTTTCGGATTGGGGTCAAACAAATAGTTGGGTTATGAATATTCACTTATTCAGGATTAAGCAACTTGTCAAAAAGATGATTGGTCGCCAAGCAACAAGCCCAAAGGATTTTCTTTTGGAGGCCTTGCCCAAAGGATCTGTTGGAGCCGAGATTGGTACCTGGAAAGGAGCTTTTGCCGATCGAATGCTGACCATTGTTGAGCCCTCTAAATTGTTTTTAATCGATCCATACCAATACATAGAGAGCTATGAAAACGCCTGGTATGGCAAGCCCATTGGATCTCAATCCAACATGGATGAGATTTACGATTTTGTAGCAGCTCGATTTGCCGGGCCCATTACCAAAGGGCAGGTGGAAATGCTTCGAATGACCTCGGACAAAGCGCTGGAAAAGTTTGAAAATGAATCCCTGGACTGGGTTTACATCGACGGTGATCATTCCTATGAATTTGTTAAACGAGATTTAGATCATTTCTACGCTAAGGTTAAAGTGGGTGGTTGGATCACCGGGGATGATTACCAGGATGGAAACTGGTGGTCGGATGGAGTTCGAAGGGCCGTGAACGAATTTGTAGAAGAGAAGGGAGAGCTTCTTGAGCTTCAGGAAATAAAAGAGAATCAATTCAGAATCAAAAAAATTGGATAGTCTGATGAAAAATCCGGCTTACACGCTGCTGGAAGTAGCCAATACGCACGGGGGAGATCCCGAAAAAGTAATCCAGCTCATTCAGGAATTCGAAGATGTTCAGGAAAACGTGGGCATCAAGTTTCAGGTACTTAAGGACGATCGTATCGCCCTACCTGATTATTCCTGGTTTGACGTCTACACCAAGTTGTGTTTCTCCGAAGAAGATTGGGGAAGGCTGATAACCGAAGCCCAGAAAACCAAAGAAGTTTGGTTAGATCTGTTCGACAGCTATGGTACCGAAATTCTGGGAAAGTACCTGGATCAAATTACCGGCATTAAATTGCAGGCATCCGTGCTTCAAAATCTGGAAATTAGAAAAGGATTGCAACAGTTGGATGTTTCTTCCCTGAAGCTGATTCTCAATGTGGCTGCCATGGAAGAAGACGAGGTAGAGTCCATTTTACAGGCCTTTGAAGGTCAATTTGGGTTTAAGGAAATCATCCTACAAGTTGGTTTTCAGGCCTATCCTACAGAATTGGCTGACTCAGGCTTGGGAAAGATTCCTAAACTTCAAGATTTGACAGGTAAAACTATTGCCTTCGCCGACCATGTAGATGCGCAGTCAGAAGACGCCGTTTGGTTGCCCGTAATGGCTGCTATGCAAGGTGCAGGAATCGTAGAAAAACACATTAGAAGTTCCCATTACGAACCCGAGTACGATGGATTCTCATCCGTAGGAAAAACTCAGATTCTGAAAATCAGAGAGCAACTTGGACGTTATGGACACTTACTTCAGGAGCCCTTTATTAATGAGCGGGAGCAGAATTACCTGAAGACCACCCTTCAGATTCCTGTATTGGAAAACAGCAAAGATTCAGGAGATTTAGTTGACTTGGATCGCGATTTGAAATACCGCCGAACCGGCCAAGAAGGAATTTCCAGAAAAGACATTCAAGAGCACCAGGCCAAGGGAGAAATACTGGCTAAAGATTTGGACGCCGACAGTACCCTAAGCAACGACGTGTGGAGAAAAGCTAAAGTGGGGGTGATTGTAGCTTGTCGATTGAAATCATCTCGCTTGAAAAGAAAGGCAGTTGAGAAGATTGGTCAGTGGCCATCCGTAGAATACTGCCTAAAAAATGCCTTGCGATTCAAGGGCGTAGATGAAGTTGTGTTGGCAACCTCCACCGCTGATGAAGATGCCGAGCTCGAGAATCATACCTACTCTGATGAAGTTCATTTTTTTAAGGGCCATCCTGACGATGTGATTCAACGATTTTTGGATGCTGCCGAGCAACATAGCATTGACGTAATCATCCGGGTTACCGCCGATATGCCGTATATCTCTGATGAGATTTTGCAACCCTTGCTCAAAAAGCATTTTGAAACCGGCGCTGATTATACCGTAGGGAAAGATGCGGCAGTAGGAACCAATTTAGAGATTATCAATACCAGTGCATTGAAGAGGGTGAGAAAACACTTCCCATTTGCCGAGTATTCCGAATACATGACCTGGTATTTTCAGAATAACCCCGAACACTTTAATCTTCAATTCGTAGAGTTACCTGCCGATTTGGTAAGGCATTACCGACTCACTCTGGATTATCCGGAAGATTTGGACATGTTTAACGCCATTGAAGAGCGTTTTGCTGAGCATCCTGAGTTTTCCTTGCGGGAATTAATTGACTTCTTGGATCGAACACCAGAAGTTGCTCAAATCAATGCTCACTGCGCTTTGGTTTATAAAACCGATCAGAGTTTGATCGATACCCTCAATCAAAAAACGCGTATTTCGGTTCATGAATAAGCCAAGAATTCTTTTTCAAGTAGAGGGCGGTGCTCAAACCGGATACGGCCATATTAGCCGTTGTACGGCTCTTGCCGGTTACCTGAAAGAGGATTTCGATTGTCATTTTTTGCTTCCCGTTGAAACCCGGGAACGCTTATCGCTTTTCGGAACGGATCAATATCACATTCATTGGACCGAGAATAGTGCTTACTCCTTGGAAGAACTAAAGCTTCTCGCCGTTGAAGGAGACCTACTGGTGGTAGATGGTTATTCCTACGACCGGGCGTATTTTGAATCACTACGACCCCTCGGTGTAACCTCGGTAAGGATCGATGATTACTACCAAGACTATTCGGCCGATGCGATCATTAACCCATCTCCAGCTGCCACACGGGGTAAATATCCGGCTATGCCTTATCGGGCTTATGCCGTGGGAGCCGCTTACGCTATGCTGCGTCCCGCCTTTTTTGAGGCTAAACCAGTAGAGGTGGATGCTCGAACTTTACTCGTTTGTTTAGGGGGGAGCGATGCTCGTTTTTCGGCTCATTTGATTGAAATGCTGCAATCCGTTGGGGGATTTGATCGCATTACCTGGTTGGGATATTTGAGTGAGGATAGTAGAGCGAAACTCGACGAACTGAACGAATGGAAGCATGTTGCGCAAGCCAATGCCCATGAAATGGTGAACCTGATGACCCGTCATGAGTACGGTTTATTCTCGGCGGGAACACTTGCCTTAGAAGCCTGTACGGTAGGGATTCCCATGTTGCTTTTGCAATACGTAGAGAATCAAAAAGAAAACTACCGCAAAATAGTAGAGGAGAAGGCGGCCGTTGGAATTGGAACTCCTGAAACCCTGGACAGAGAAGTACTTCAAAAATCCTTTGATGAACTCAAGGGGCAGAAACAACAGGTCGAGTTTCAAAAAAAGCTGATGGACGCCCACCCACCCACCCGATTCAGAAAG is a window encoding:
- the fahA gene encoding fumarylacetoacetase, which produces MLVSNDPHKKSWVEVAPGSDFPIQNLPFGIFSTDTRSKRVGVALGNQIIDLWELAQTGLLDNTGVAPDAYQNDFLNAFMQHGKGGTRQVRERLSELFTEGNTEIQDAGAVDKVLVAMADAEMHLPIRVGDYTDFYSSREHATNVGTMFRDPKNALMPNWLHIPVGYHGRASSIIPSGQAIHRPKGQQKPNDTDPPVFGPCKLLDFELEMAFFTYEGKPLGDSISTTEAEDYIFGMCLLNDWSARDIQKWEYVPLGPFLAKNFASSISPWIVTLDALEPFRCDTPEQDPKPLPYLEYEGQKSVDINLEVLLQPENGEEKRVGLSNYKYMYWNMNQQLAHHTVNGCDVKCGDLMGSGTISGPTPESYGSMLEITWKGTKPVTMHDGTERKFIQDKDTVIMRGWCDNGEGNRIGFGEVSTLVLPAK
- a CDS encoding serine hydroxymethyltransferase, yielding MKDSVIFSLIKEEKERQKRGLELIASENFVSKQVMKAMGSVCTNKYAEGLPGKRYYGGCEVVDQIEDEARNRLKSLFNAEWCNVQPHSGAQANAAVMLACLKAGDAILGFDLSHGGHLTHGSPVNFSGKLYKPHFYGVNRETGMIDMDSVAEKAREVKPKMIIAGASAYSRDWDFKRFREIADEVGAILLADISHPAGLIARGILNDPLQHCHVVTTTTHKTLRGPRGGVIMVGKDFENPWGIKTPKGIVRKFSSLLDSGVFPGTQGGPLEHVIAAKAVAFGEALTDDYMDYVIQVSKNAKAMAKSFTDRGYHIISGGTDNHCMLIDLRNKDISGKGAEEALIKADITVNKNMVPFDDRSPFVTSGIRVGTPALTTRGLVEVDMERIVDYMDRVIMNPESDAIHTEIRNDINDWMEGFPLYQKIAVTSEV
- a CDS encoding sulfotransferase, whose protein sequence is MQIPTSKKKFVLYSEPRTGSSFLSLWLNNHPEIRSHAEVFLRAQPGQDKFEFYCRNHALRKVLYRVFLNRFTVDMNPGLQKNLIRGYLDKMFNDPTFSYPYKEGEDKTHYYPNPRFVTEKWVGFKLMRVQMEFYPVLRDWLQQDDLSIIYLHRENPLKQLISWYQLEQSGQAHSTEKFQAPKVTVDTNQLIKDLHAHQQNHQRNLQLIHRQPHLILSYEELTGDSQKTAQRMGDFLGIDFSETPLPSLQKVGKKDWTDAVTNAAEIKDALSQVEFARYL
- a CDS encoding sulfotransferase, which translates into the protein MKKITRLTLPNLFIVGAPKCGTTSLCNYLRQHPQVFITEPKEPNFFNTDLLRKNRMSEQEYFQLFEKSASFPVRGEGTPLYLMSKEAPANLARFNPDAKVVISTRQPWALIVSAFYQNRSNTVETSASLVEALNLESERASWDYLPHDPEPVGRLLYRRMASLAEQIQEYQRHFPPEQIHIIQFDRFFDDVPAGLKELLEFLEVDDLSQEILPEVHNPASDNRFAGLAGLYRHPPAWLSASARRLMSDKTRSKIYTTLRGWNEKPVDKSEQDEAQEMLREFNNKQVSQLEELLSWNLTHWKLP
- a CDS encoding acyltransferase → MIGLLLRFLSHQADLFRSGCMKTYYRLKYPGLSIDGSSYLAPGVELVCVKGSLMVIRQSTLGKGSQIRTKREGRLELTDCEVGAYCTIEAMQSITIEKDTLIAERVTIRDQNHRFEEVGKNIAEQGFDVAPVLIKPNVWIGAEVVVLKGVEIASGTVVGAGSVVNRSLLEKAVYAGNPAQKVKELS
- a CDS encoding glycosyltransferase, whose product is MKRVLHVIDTLERGGAETLLATFLSHQDPKFNQILILSGENDFEEELSHFVIHNLRCENRTDLLKAPRKIGHAARAMEADIIHAHLFLSGLLCSQVRLGSMKLVCHLHNRISKSVFQEKPMYRHLEKLLYRRRHSQVFVSQSIREDYQALVGKPRRAEIITNCVSEEYFQTDRTVKPMGKNWVTVGSLKAQKNTLELVRRFKDLAPEGYQLTVVGGGPQESELKTLIREEKIENVELLGRQPVTPSFWKPYDVFVSLSQYEGFGIAAAEAFCSGLNLYLADIPTYREIFGEVATFLSLDNPSSLSEGIKHPVQMPEPEKAQALYERLSPGYFRSQIKTLYETLD
- a CDS encoding glycosyltransferase: MKPLINVLYITYDGLLDPLGQSQVLPYLKGLYREGYRFHIISFEKKTPTPEDFQRLFGDAKDWNWHWMEYHKSIPIWSQYSMLNKMLRKAKTVASDNALEIVHCRSYFPAWVGHKLQRELGLKFVFDMRGFWADERIEGGIWNANNPLYSWAYRYFKKKESQWFEQCDALISLTETGKSIIANQWNVPATKITVIPCCADLNLFSAERGDSKEYDLGYVGSIGTWYMLEEMVQFFSRYRSQNPNAKMLFLTPENPEVIEEQLSRNSIPLSSVDIRKVPHREVPHWLNKCRYGIYFIRPTFSKKASFPTKLAEYLGLRIPVVTNTGIGDMDQWVQDYKIGILVDDFSKSAMDQVVGGLKDYQYPEAGWEQACQKLDLETGISQYAEVYRKLLV
- the pseB gene encoding UDP-N-acetylglucosamine 4,6-dehydratase (inverting) — translated: MDLKDKSILITGGTGSLGKCLVDMLLERYPDLGRLIIFSRDELKQFEMAQRYPMDKYPQMRYFLGDIRDRDRLIRAFQGVDYVIHAAALKQVPAAEYNPMEFVKTNVLGAENIIEAALSTNVKRIVALSTDKAAAPINLYGATKLASDKLFVAANNIRGWRDLRFSVVRYGNVMGSRGSVIPFFLKKRAEGVLPITDPEMTRFNITLQEGAELVLYALEEAWGGEIFVPKIPSFRITDLAQAIGPECEHPVVGIRPGEKIHEEMITPSDSYTTVDLGKYYAILPTLTNWDIKEYQEATQYKEVEKGFTYNSGTNDEWLTVEQLREMIDTYVAPGELTKSNA